The genomic stretch ATCATCAGGGCGCCGACGAGGACGATGGCGACCTCATAGGGCAGGTTGAACATGAGCTTGATGAGCGTGCCTGCGCCGACCATCTGGGCGATGAGATAGAAGAGCACCGTGATGAGCGATCCTGTCGCCGCAGCAGCCCTGATCGGCCTCTGGCTCAGCCGGTAGGCCACGACATCGGCAAAGGTGTACTTGCCGAGGTTCCGCAGGGGCTCGGAGATGAGAAACATGATGATGGGCCAGCCGACAAGCCAGCCGACCGAATAGATGAGGCCGTCGAACCCTTTTGTCGAGACGAGCCCGGCGATGCCGAGGAAGGACGCCGCGCTCATGTAGTCGCCGGCGAGGGCGAGGCCGTTCTGGAAACCGGTGATGCTCCTGCCTGCTGCATAAAACTCCTTCGTCGTCCTGGTCCTCTTCGCCGCCCAATAGGTGATCACCAGGGTGCTGATGACGAAGACGAAGAAGAACATTATGGCGAGAGGGTTGGTCTGTCCTATTATGGTAGTAGACTGTTCCATGCTCACCCCCCTATCTTCTCTTTGACTTTTTTGACGAGAACGTCGTACTTGTTGTTCGCCCACCAGATGTAGATCCCGGTGAATATCCACGAGAAAATGATGGTGCCGACCGCTATCGGGATGCCGACGGTCGTTGCCGTCCCCCCCGACAGCTTGGACGCCAGGAAGGGTTTGTTGAAGGCGATCAGGGCGATGAACCCGAAATAGAGGACCAGCTCCAGGATCGTCAGGACCAGGGAGATCGAGTTCTTCTGGCTCGACAGTGATTTGAAATCGGGATCCTCAAGCATGTCATGGACACTTCTCTTGCTCATACTCATGCCTCCTTTGTTCCCGGATGACTCTGTCCGGGAATCTTTTTTAGATATACTGCGTTACAAATTGCACCCCTGACCGACTGCTCTGTAGGCATCACCTCCTTTGAACGGATTGCCTATGCTCAACAGCTCGCCGACAGTATGCACTCCTGATTCGAGCAGGACAGGAATAAAACGCTGGAAGACCTGCGCGGTGATGAACGCGTCCATCATCGCGTTGTGCGCCCGGCTCACCGGGATATCGAAGCGCCGCGCCAGCTCGTGCAGCTGGTAGTCCTTCGTGGACGGCTTCTCGAAAGCCCGTTCCCCCGATGCTCTCTGCCCGAGCCACTCGAAGATGACATAGGTATCGAGGGCCCGGTTCTTCAGGCAGCTCCCGCTGATCCTCCGGAGCTCGCGGTTGATGAACCCGAGGTCTATCGAGACGCAGTGGCCCACGACGATGTCGCCGCCGCAGAACCGGAGGAATTCGGCAAGGACCATATCGATGTCCGGCTTCTCCTGCACCTCGGAGGGCGTGATCTGGTGGATCACGACGCTCTCGGCAGTAAGCGCCGCCGCCGGGTTGACGATCCGGTAGAGGGTATGGCCGAATTCTATAACGCCGCCCCTCATGCGTATCGCGCCGAGGGAGACGATGGAGTCCTTCTTTTCATTCAAACCGGTAAGCTCCGTATCGATCACGACGTACCCGGCGTCCCTGATCGGCGTCCTCTCGTCGGGAGCAGGAGCAGGGGACGGGACGCAGGCCGGGGCAGGGGCCGCCTCCCTCTTTGCCCCCCGCAGCGTGACGCCGAACGATTCGAGCATGCTTCTTACCATACGCATCACCATATGAGGGCCTTGTACCGCTCGGCTATCAGGTTCTGTATGTTCGCAATGAGGTGGAAGGTCTCTTTCAGGGTCTTCTTTTCGAGGGTGCTCAGGTGGTTGGGATTGATGAAGTTGTCGATCGTCTCGCCGGTCTCCATCTGCTTCACCTGGTGGTGGATCCTGAGGAGCATGATGAACTCGAAGGCGTGCTCGAGCTCATCGGCGTACTCCTTGACCATGGTATGCCGCTCCCGGAGGGCCTCGATGCGCTCGATGGTCGAGGTCTCCTTGGCCCCGCGCTCGAGGGCGAAGAGCCGCAGCATATCGACGAGGGGCGTGATGCCCTTGATCTTGAGGTTCAGCTCGTCCTTGTGCTCGCCGCTCTTTTCGACGACGAAGGACTTCAGGAAGCCGACGGGCGGCGTGTTCTTCACCAGCATGTTGGCGAGATAGCCCAGGAAGACCTTCTGGCCCTCGAGCATGTCGTTGAGAGCGTCCCGCAGCTCCGCGGCGAGGCTGAAATCTCCATAGATCGGCCTGAAGTCGAAAAAGATGAGCGACTTGAGCACCGCGTCCGCCGTGGGCGTCGCGATCCAGCTCGAGAAGTACTTTTTCCAGGTCTTGAGCGGCTGACACCACTCGGGAGTGCTCGCCATGTACCCTGCGGGACAGGGGGGAAAGCCGCACCTGATGAGGCCCTCCCGTACGAACGCCGCGTACTCCGCGAAGTAGTCGCGGGCCCGCCTGTCCTCCTCCGGCGAGAGGGGCTCGGCATAGATGATGGCATTGTCCTGGTCGGTCTTGAAGGTCTGCTCTTTACGGCCTTCGCTCCCGAACGATATCCAGCAGAACGGCAGGGGCGCGGGGCCGAGCTTCCGCTCCGCTATTTCAAGCACCTTTCTCACCAGGCGGTCGTTGAGTTCGGTGATGATCTTGGTGATATTGCTCGCCCTGGCGCCCTCCTTGAGGAGAAAGCTGATGATCGAGTTGACCTTCTGCGAGACGGGGATGAGCCCTTCTATCGTCTGCTGGCTCTCGATATCTTTCGCAAACGAGAGCGGCGACTTGCCCTGCAGCAGCATCAGGTCATGATTGGTCAGGATGCCCTTGAGCGCGCCGTCGCGGATAACGAGCACATGATGGATATTGTACTTGAGCATCTTGAGCACGGCCTCGAAACAGTAGTCCCGGGCGTCCACCCGGATGAGCGGCAGCGTCATGATGCTTTTTACCGGCTCGGCCGTGTCTCGGCCTCTCGAGACCACCTTCTCCCGCAGGTCGCGGTCCGTAACAATGCCGACCGGCAGGTTCCGGTCGTCGACGATGATGACCGAGCTGACGCCCCGCTCCGTCATCACCTGCGCCGCCTCGCGGATCGTCGACCGTTCCGGCGCGGTGATCACCTCCTTGTTCGCCAGCTCGCCGA from Nitrospirota bacterium encodes the following:
- a CDS encoding 3'-5' exonuclease translates to MVRSMLESFGVTLRGAKREAAPAPACVPSPAPAPDERTPIRDAGYVVIDTELTGLNEKKDSIVSLGAIRMRGGVIEFGHTLYRIVNPAAALTAESVVIHQITPSEVQEKPDIDMVLAEFLRFCGGDIVVGHCVSIDLGFINRELRRISGSCLKNRALDTYVIFEWLGQRASGERAFEKPSTKDYQLHELARRFDIPVSRAHNAMMDAFITAQVFQRFIPVLLESGVHTVGELLSIGNPFKGGDAYRAVGQGCNL
- a CDS encoding DUF485 domain-containing protein, with amino-acid sequence MSKRSVHDMLEDPDFKSLSSQKNSISLVLTILELVLYFGFIALIAFNKPFLASKLSGGTATTVGIPIAVGTIIFSWIFTGIYIWWANNKYDVLVKKVKEKIGG
- a CDS encoding DUF294 nucleotidyltransferase-like domain-containing protein codes for the protein MLVEEIINFFKEIPPFQFLDEDALKAVAANLSMEFYPKGTVILKQDGPASDSLRIIKKGGVKISLRSDSGEDVVIDYRGEGETFGLVSLMGERQKTTIAAVDDTICYLLKKHDLFRLIDSTPAFTEYFLQSHFTKYIDKTYREMRNKSLFYGSSDHILFTTQVGELANKEVITAPERSTIREAAQVMTERGVSSVIIVDDRNLPVGIVTDRDLREKVVSRGRDTAEPVKSIMTLPLIRVDARDYCFEAVLKMLKYNIHHVLVIRDGALKGILTNHDLMLLQGKSPLSFAKDIESQQTIEGLIPVSQKVNSIISFLLKEGARASNITKIITELNDRLVRKVLEIAERKLGPAPLPFCWISFGSEGRKEQTFKTDQDNAIIYAEPLSPEEDRRARDYFAEYAAFVREGLIRCGFPPCPAGYMASTPEWCQPLKTWKKYFSSWIATPTADAVLKSLIFFDFRPIYGDFSLAAELRDALNDMLEGQKVFLGYLANMLVKNTPPVGFLKSFVVEKSGEHKDELNLKIKGITPLVDMLRLFALERGAKETSTIERIEALRERHTMVKEYADELEHAFEFIMLLRIHHQVKQMETGETIDNFINPNHLSTLEKKTLKETFHLIANIQNLIAERYKALIW